AGCTTCAGAGGTCTGGCCCTTGGCCCGGTTTTCCAGCAGTCGTCCCAGCAAAATCAGGGCAATGATCACGGCGGCGGCTTCAAAGTACGCATCCGGGTTGAGCCCTTGGTCAATAAACCACTGAGGGTAAACTGTGGGCAACAGCGAATAGAGAAAGGCAGTGCCCGTGCCCACGGCCACCAGCGTGTCCATGCTAGCGGAGTGTCGTTTGAGGGCTTTTCAGGCATTGACGAAAAAGGAATTACCCGCCCAGAACAGCACGGGCATAGTCAGCACCAGCTGGAACCAAGGGTTGTGCAGCCACATGGGAATGAAGGGAATCGGCAGGCCCGTCATCATCGGCAGCGAGCCAACCACCAAAATGCCACCGACACCTAGACTGAACACAGCTTTTCGGGTGAGTTTGCGGTTTTCGGCGTCTCGCTCTCTCCGCTCGGCATCGTCCTCGGTGGCAAAAACGTCTTCATCTAGTAGCTGGGCAGTGTAGCCGGCCTCATCTACCGCTGCCTGAATGTAGGTGAGGTTCGTTTGGCGGGAGTCGTAGGTGACGGCGGCTTGCTCAGCCCCAAAGTTGACACTGCATGCCTCTACACCGGGCACGGCGCGAATGGCGGCTTCAATACTGCTGGCGCATGAGGCACAGCTCATGCCCCGCAGTTTTAACAGTTGATTTTCCATCGTTTGCTTCCTATTTGCATTGGTTTGTAGGAGTCGGTGACTGAGGAACTAAGCCACGGTGTAGCCTGCGGCGGTAATCGCCTGTTTGATATCGGCTTCAGAGGCTTCGGTCGCAACGGTGACCGCTTTGGTTTTGGTATCAGCGCTGACTTGGGCCGCCGCATCGACGGCGTGAATGGCTCGGGTGACAGTCTCGACACAGGCCGAGCAGGCCAGGTTAGGAACAGTGAGAATAAGGGTGATGGATCAACCTCCAAAATTGCTATGGATCTATCTTGGAGGCTCCAACTCACTGGAGAATCAAGGGGGTCAGTGTATCGTTATGAGGTCTTTTGTTACGAACCGGTCATGCCTGCCCGTAGGATCCTTAAGTTAAAGGGGGAAAGGCGATCTGCTACCATTCGCTACTGAGTACTGGAGCAGCCTAGGACAAGCGTTTGGACGGAGTGAGCAAACGCTTGTTCTACCATCATTTCCCTATGCTAGGCCGCTCATACCAGTTTAATGTGAAGCAACATAGAACAGTGCTTCCAGGATGAAGTTGTAGGCAGAAATCGATGCAACCTGCTCTAGTGTTAGTTGATCAAATAGTTCTTGAACCCGCTCCCGTAAAGTTTGCAGGCATTGCTGAATCGATAGATGATTTGCCCTCATCCCCAACCCTTCTCCCGAGGGAGAAGGGAGCTAGCCCTCTCCCGAGGGAGAGGGCGGATTTAGGACTTCATACTTGTATTCAGCAACGCCAGTTTGCAGAAATGGAAAGATCTGATGTTTGAGCGACTGCTTCAGCAACTGCCAAAGTCTCTCTATAGGGTTGAGTTCAGGACTCTGAGAGGGTTAAACCAAAGGAATAAGCTTCTCAGAGCAACGGATCGCCGTTGTCATATGGTCCGGTGCTTGGTCAAGGTGTAAAATCGCCCAATCTTCTCCCAATTGCTTAGACAACCAATCCAAAAAGCCCTGAAAACATGCCCGGTTAAGTGCGGGATACTCGTGGAGGAAGTGGTCTCCCGTCAACGGGACAATCGCTCCGTCAATCCAGACATTCTCTCGCCCCCATGGCACCTTCAC
This sequence is a window from Candidatus Obscuribacterales bacterium. Protein-coding genes within it:
- a CDS encoding cation transporter; this translates as MENQLLKLRGMSCASCASSIEAAIRAVPGVEACSVNFGAEQAAVTYDSRQTNLTYIQAAVDEAGYTAQLLDEDVFATEDDAERRERDAENRKLTRKAVFSLGVGGILVVGSLPMMTGLPIPFIPMWLHNPWFQLVLTMPVLFWAGNSFFVNA
- a CDS encoding transposase; translated protein: MIHDLCQDETRVGLQTQTGNVITAKGVKPTVKVPWGRENVWIDGAIVPLTGDHFLHEYPALNRACFQGFLDWLSKQLGEDWAILHLDQAPDHMTTAIRCSEKLIPLV